In the genome of Streptomyces globosus, one region contains:
- a CDS encoding trans-aconitate 2-methyltransferase, protein MHSDVDPAARIRTAAPPTAPGWDPQQYLRHSGHRTRPFLDLLARIPALPTRPGRPARIADLGCGPGNVTALLADRWPDARITGFDLSPDMLRRAEADHAGPTPGGGTLDFRRADIADWLPDDTYDLITSNAALQWVPAHPGSFAAWTAALRPGGTFAFQVPANHTAPSHALLAALCDSPRWRDRLAGQGSRHTHVLDPAEYLDRLTELGCTTDTWETTYHQLLPGPDPVLDWVKGTALRPVLTALRDDREAAETFLAEYRDLLREAYPTGPRGTVFPFRRIFAVAVKEA, encoded by the coding sequence ATGCATTCCGACGTCGACCCCGCTGCACGGATCCGCACGGCCGCCCCGCCCACCGCCCCCGGATGGGACCCCCAGCAGTACCTGCGCCACTCAGGACACCGCACCCGCCCCTTTCTCGACCTCCTGGCCCGCATACCCGCACTCCCCACCCGCCCCGGCCGCCCCGCCCGCATCGCCGACCTCGGCTGCGGCCCCGGCAACGTCACCGCCCTCCTCGCCGACCGCTGGCCCGACGCCCGCATCACCGGCTTCGACCTCTCACCCGACATGCTCCGCCGCGCCGAAGCCGACCACGCAGGCCCCACCCCCGGCGGCGGCACCCTCGACTTCCGCCGCGCCGACATCGCCGACTGGCTCCCCGACGACACCTACGACCTGATCACCTCCAACGCCGCCCTCCAATGGGTCCCCGCCCACCCCGGCTCCTTCGCCGCCTGGACCGCCGCCCTCCGCCCCGGCGGCACCTTCGCCTTCCAGGTCCCCGCCAACCACACCGCCCCCAGCCACGCCCTCCTCGCAGCCCTCTGCGACAGCCCCCGCTGGCGCGACCGCCTCGCCGGCCAGGGCTCCCGCCACACCCACGTCCTCGATCCCGCCGAATACCTCGACCGCCTCACCGAACTCGGCTGCACCACCGACACCTGGGAGACCACCTACCACCAGCTGCTGCCCGGCCCCGACCCCGTCCTCGACTGGGTCAAGGGAACCGCCCTGCGCCCCGTCCTGACCGCCTTGCGAGACGACCGCGAAGCAGCCGAGACCTTCCTCGCCGAATACCGCGACCTCCTCCGCGAGGCCTATCCCACCGGCCCCCGCGGCACCGTCTTCCCCTTCCGGCGGATCTTCGCCGTCGCCGTCAAGGAGGCCTGA
- a CDS encoding MarR family winged helix-turn-helix transcriptional regulator translates to MEDEVDRLVAAWRRERPDLDVEPLEVLSRVSRLARHLDRARRLAFSEHGLEPWEFDVLTSLRRAGAPYQLSPGQLLTQTLVTSGTMTNRIDRLAKKGLVERLPDPSDRRGVLVRLTPEGRDRADEALAGLLAQERAILARLSQGQRADLAALLRQLTAPFDNIPG, encoded by the coding sequence ATGGAGGACGAGGTCGACCGACTGGTCGCGGCATGGCGTCGGGAGCGCCCTGACCTCGACGTGGAACCGCTCGAAGTGCTGAGCCGCGTGAGCCGGCTCGCCCGCCACCTCGACCGCGCCCGCAGGCTGGCCTTCTCCGAGCACGGCCTGGAGCCCTGGGAGTTCGACGTCCTCACGTCGCTGCGGCGCGCCGGAGCCCCCTACCAGCTCTCCCCCGGCCAGCTCCTGACCCAGACGCTGGTCACCTCGGGCACCATGACGAACCGCATCGACCGGCTCGCCAAGAAGGGCCTCGTGGAGCGCCTGCCCGACCCCAGCGACCGGCGCGGCGTCCTGGTCCGCCTCACCCCCGAGGGCCGCGACCGCGCCGACGAGGCCCTCGCGGGGCTGCTGGCCCAGGAGCGGGCCATCCTGGCCCGCCTCTCGCAGGGCCAGCGCGCCGACCTGGCGGCCCTGCTACGCCAGTTGACCGCTCCGTTCGACAACATCCCCGGCTAG
- a CDS encoding response regulator transcription factor, producing MVRIRVLVVDDHRIFAESLAAALAAEPDVDVSAAGSGPAALRCLERAVAEGRRFDVLLVDADLGAAAGAVPAQREAGAAGQPPHAPDGIALVAGVRAAHPAVRCVVLAGRDDPRRAASALQAGASGWVAKDCSLSRLLAVVRGVLREETHLPPALLTGVLRELTAARKHRSDGERLVESLTPREHEVLRCMVAGLGRKDVAARLFLSPHTVRTHMQNVLGKLGVHSTLAAVALARRAGVRPADLAGDVVERSGQLA from the coding sequence GTGGTTCGCATCCGAGTTCTCGTGGTCGACGACCACCGCATCTTCGCCGAGTCGCTCGCCGCGGCACTCGCCGCCGAGCCCGACGTCGACGTGTCCGCCGCCGGCAGCGGCCCGGCCGCGCTGCGCTGCCTTGAGCGGGCCGTCGCGGAGGGGCGCCGGTTCGACGTGCTGCTGGTGGACGCCGACCTCGGCGCCGCCGCCGGCGCCGTGCCCGCCCAGCGGGAGGCGGGCGCCGCGGGGCAGCCGCCCCACGCGCCGGACGGCATCGCCCTCGTCGCCGGCGTCCGGGCCGCCCATCCGGCGGTGCGCTGCGTCGTCCTCGCCGGGCGCGACGACCCGCGCCGGGCCGCTTCCGCCCTCCAGGCGGGGGCGTCCGGCTGGGTGGCGAAGGACTGCTCGCTCTCCCGCCTGCTCGCCGTCGTACGGGGCGTGCTGCGGGAGGAGACGCACCTGCCGCCCGCGCTGCTGACGGGGGTGCTGCGGGAGCTGACCGCCGCGCGCAAGCACCGCAGCGACGGCGAGCGCCTCGTGGAGTCCCTGACGCCGCGCGAGCACGAGGTGCTGCGGTGCATGGTGGCCGGGCTGGGCCGCAAGGACGTCGCCGCCCGGCTGTTCCTGTCCCCGCACACCGTCCGCACGCACATGCAGAACGTGCTGGGCAAGCTCGGCGTGCACTCCACGCTGGCGGCCGTGGCGCTGGCCCGGCGGGCGGGGGTGCGGCCGGCGGACCTAGCCGGGGATGTTGTCGAACGGAGCGGTCAACTGGCGTAG
- the galE gene encoding UDP-glucose 4-epimerase GalE, protein MSKYLVTGGAGYVGSVVAAHLLEAGHEVTVLDDLSTGFREGVPAGAAFIEGRIQDAARYLDPSYEAVLHFAASSQVGESVANPGKYWENNVGGSLALLAAMRGAGVRKLVFSSTAATYGEPTEPLLTEESPTKPTNPYGATKLAVDHMITGECAAHGVAAVSLRYFNVAGAYKEFGERHDPETHLIPLVLQVALGEREAISVFGEDYPTADGTCVRDYIHVADLAEAHLAALGAAVPGEHLICNLGNGNGFSVREVVEAVRKVTGKDIPEVLAPRRAGDPAVLVASAENARARLGWTPSRPDLAGIIADAWEFTRGLRGA, encoded by the coding sequence GTGAGTAAGTACCTGGTCACCGGCGGTGCCGGTTACGTCGGCAGCGTCGTCGCGGCCCACCTGCTGGAAGCGGGCCACGAGGTGACCGTCCTCGACGACCTCTCCACCGGCTTCCGCGAGGGCGTCCCGGCCGGCGCCGCCTTCATCGAGGGCCGCATCCAGGACGCCGCCCGGTACCTGGACCCCTCCTACGAGGCGGTGCTGCACTTCGCAGCCTCCTCCCAGGTCGGCGAGTCCGTCGCGAACCCGGGCAAGTACTGGGAGAACAACGTCGGCGGCTCCCTCGCCCTGCTCGCGGCCATGCGCGGGGCCGGTGTGCGCAAGCTCGTCTTCTCCTCGACCGCCGCCACCTACGGCGAGCCGACCGAGCCGCTGCTCACCGAGGAGTCCCCCACCAAGCCGACCAACCCCTACGGCGCCACCAAGCTCGCCGTCGACCACATGATCACCGGCGAGTGCGCGGCCCACGGCGTCGCGGCGGTCTCGCTGCGCTACTTCAACGTCGCCGGCGCCTACAAGGAGTTCGGCGAGCGCCACGACCCCGAGACCCACCTGATCCCGCTGGTGCTCCAGGTCGCCCTCGGCGAGCGGGAGGCGATCTCGGTGTTCGGCGAGGACTACCCGACCGCGGACGGCACCTGCGTGCGCGACTACATCCACGTCGCGGACCTGGCGGAGGCCCACCTCGCCGCGCTCGGCGCGGCCGTCCCCGGCGAGCACCTGATCTGCAACCTCGGCAACGGCAACGGCTTCTCGGTCCGCGAGGTCGTCGAAGCCGTCCGCAAGGTCACCGGCAAGGACATCCCGGAGGTCCTCGCGCCGCGCCGCGCCGGCGACCCGGCCGTCCTCGTCGCCTCCGCGGAGAACGCCCGCGCCCGGCTCGGCTGGACCCCGTCCCGGCCGGACCTCGCCGGAATCATCGCGGACGCCTGGGAGTTCACGCGCGGCCTGCGCGGCGCCTGA
- a CDS encoding response regulator transcription factor — protein sequence MGVRVMVVDEHRLLAEALASALKLRGHRVLAAAAPASGAAELVISRAPEVCLLGTASPAEPGVFEPVVRIRRERPHIAVVVLGPVPSPRGIAAAFAAGACGYVRQDERIEGVERALAKARAGEAAVSPQLLQGAFAELLNPAVPPDDEGSRLLRLLTPREIEVLVRVAEGEDTRLIAAGMEIAPSTARTHVQRVLMKLGVGSRLEAAALAARTGLLDRAALPGQGPDFPGRP from the coding sequence ATGGGCGTACGGGTCATGGTGGTCGACGAGCACCGGCTGCTGGCCGAGGCGCTCGCCTCGGCCCTGAAGCTGCGCGGGCACCGGGTGCTCGCGGCCGCGGCGCCGGCCTCCGGCGCGGCCGAACTCGTCATCAGCCGGGCGCCGGAGGTCTGCCTGCTGGGGACGGCCTCCCCGGCCGAGCCCGGCGTCTTCGAGCCCGTCGTCCGCATCAGGCGGGAGCGCCCGCACATCGCGGTGGTGGTGCTCGGGCCGGTGCCCAGCCCGCGCGGCATCGCCGCCGCCTTCGCCGCCGGCGCCTGCGGGTACGTACGCCAGGACGAGCGCATCGAGGGCGTCGAACGGGCCCTGGCCAAGGCACGGGCCGGCGAGGCCGCCGTCTCCCCGCAGCTGCTCCAGGGCGCGTTCGCCGAACTGCTGAACCCGGCCGTCCCGCCCGACGACGAGGGCAGCCGGCTGCTGCGGCTGCTGACCCCGCGCGAGATCGAGGTGCTGGTGCGGGTCGCGGAGGGCGAGGACACCCGGCTCATCGCCGCCGGCATGGAGATCGCCCCGAGCACCGCCCGCACCCACGTCCAGCGGGTGCTGATGAAACTCGGCGTCGGCTCACGGCTGGAGGCGGCCGCGCTCGCCGCCCGGACCGGCCTGCTGGACCGTGCGGCACTGCCCGGGCAGGGCCCCGATTTCCCCGGACGCCCGTAA
- a CDS encoding PQQ-binding-like beta-propeller repeat protein, whose translation MSTPPPPNQPPAGGFGAPTDPPPGGFGAPPPAPPNMQPPVPQQQPPAPPAAPPAPPAGPPQQPPTAPQQPPAQPAYGYPQQGYGYPQQGAPGGPAAPNPYGAPTAPMHAAQPLPGTPQGPSGSEKRTQLMIVGAAALAIVLIVAGGFWYASGSADDGEPQAGPSASTGAAPAGTPGSEKAPANPKARVLYNHPSPAPEESTSVKGSWLTDSVYAKSDIGKIVGYNLVDGGKKWELPLPGEICGATKHVSDNKTAFLFRASQPTPEVKYPPCTEVGVLDLTTGKLVWSGNAKGSATGDRPANFDEVTISGNTVAAGGTSGGAAWNLADGKSLWTPKADAEGCYDSGYAGGEALAVIRKCGRHPNQTLQAQTLDPATGAPTSSYKLSEGIEWASIISTKPLVVAADVGKTAKNATGISDLFVVDPKGELKSRISLASGNFGGKCRSTEVEMCSNIVVGNGKVYLPSIEHQGQESGRTNELLSFELETGKQTTDRSDAGERYTMYPLRMDGSNIIAYKSGPYDKGGQVVSIDGTTMKQTLLMETPGDRAAKKAEIAFSPEFSEFRYHNGKLFMSRTTARKSSISGGDPDYLFVSYTAS comes from the coding sequence ATGAGTACCCCGCCGCCCCCCAACCAGCCGCCCGCCGGCGGCTTCGGAGCGCCGACGGACCCGCCGCCCGGAGGCTTCGGCGCACCCCCGCCGGCCCCGCCGAACATGCAGCCGCCCGTCCCGCAGCAGCAGCCGCCCGCACCGCCGGCCGCGCCGCCCGCGCCCCCGGCCGGCCCCCCGCAGCAGCCGCCGACCGCCCCGCAGCAGCCGCCGGCGCAGCCCGCGTACGGCTACCCCCAGCAGGGCTACGGCTACCCGCAGCAGGGCGCCCCCGGCGGCCCGGCCGCCCCCAACCCGTACGGCGCGCCCACGGCCCCCATGCATGCGGCCCAGCCGCTGCCGGGCACCCCGCAGGGCCCCTCGGGCAGCGAGAAGCGCACCCAGCTCATGATCGTCGGGGCGGCCGCGCTGGCCATCGTCCTCATCGTGGCCGGAGGCTTCTGGTACGCCTCCGGCAGCGCCGACGACGGCGAGCCCCAGGCCGGCCCGAGCGCGAGCACCGGCGCCGCCCCGGCCGGCACGCCCGGCTCCGAGAAGGCGCCCGCCAACCCCAAGGCCCGGGTGCTCTACAACCACCCGAGCCCGGCGCCCGAGGAGAGCACCTCCGTCAAGGGCTCCTGGCTGACCGACAGCGTGTACGCGAAGTCGGACATCGGCAAGATCGTCGGCTACAACCTCGTCGACGGCGGCAAGAAGTGGGAGCTGCCCCTCCCCGGCGAGATCTGCGGCGCCACCAAGCACGTCAGCGACAACAAGACGGCGTTCCTCTTCCGCGCGAGCCAGCCCACGCCCGAGGTCAAGTACCCGCCGTGCACCGAGGTCGGCGTCCTCGACCTCACCACCGGCAAGCTCGTCTGGTCCGGCAACGCCAAGGGCAGCGCCACCGGCGACCGGCCCGCGAACTTCGACGAGGTCACCATCAGCGGCAACACCGTCGCCGCGGGCGGCACCAGCGGCGGCGCCGCCTGGAACCTCGCCGACGGCAAGTCCCTGTGGACCCCCAAGGCCGACGCCGAGGGCTGCTACGACTCCGGCTACGCAGGCGGCGAGGCCCTCGCCGTCATCCGCAAGTGCGGCCGCCACCCGAACCAGACCCTCCAGGCCCAGACCCTGGACCCGGCCACGGGCGCGCCCACCTCCTCGTACAAGCTGTCCGAGGGCATCGAGTGGGCCTCGATCATCTCCACCAAGCCCCTCGTCGTCGCCGCCGACGTCGGCAAGACCGCCAAGAACGCCACCGGCATCAGCGACCTCTTCGTCGTCGACCCCAAGGGCGAGTTGAAGTCGCGCATCTCGCTCGCCTCCGGCAACTTCGGCGGCAAGTGCCGCAGCACCGAGGTCGAGATGTGCTCCAACATCGTCGTCGGCAACGGCAAGGTCTACCTGCCCTCGATCGAGCACCAGGGACAGGAGTCCGGCCGCACCAACGAGCTGCTCTCCTTCGAGCTGGAGACCGGCAAGCAGACCACCGACCGCTCCGACGCCGGCGAGCGCTACACCATGTACCCGCTCCGCATGGACGGGTCGAACATCATCGCCTACAAGTCCGGCCCCTACGACAAGGGCGGCCAGGTCGTCTCCATCGACGGCACGACGATGAAGCAGACCCTCCTGATGGAGACGCCCGGCGACCGGGCCGCCAAGAAGGCCGAGATCGCCTTCTCCCCGGAGTTCTCCGAGTTCCGCTACCACAACGGCAAGCTCTTCATGTCCCGCACCACCGCGCGCAAGAGCTCCATCTCGGGCGGCGACCCGGACTACCTCTTCGTCTCGTACACGGCGAGCTGA
- a CDS encoding PQQ-binding-like beta-propeller repeat protein, which produces MTEPPQPPNQPPAPSGYSHLPGPPQPGYGTPPQGANPYAQPAAPPLAQPGYGYPPPVPPAPGAPQSPGPGGPRGRRTAVIAAAAAAGVLLAGAGAYLAFAGDGGDDPKPAAQSAPPAAPQPSGTPDKGDGSGNGSGASEDLNAGRKQGEDKALWLKTVKIDGPGAGVDSGGQWVVGDTVVKSVWKDLVAYGAADGKEKWKLSFPTQICSVTRQTTADAKTVVMYKDGESESAVCNRMRLVDLKTGKEGWSKEVPKEGIFDIMTSPTLGIAGDTVAVSRSGTASAFRISTGDKLFGSNGAEGCKPGAYVAHRTKMIAIATCYDDDLTTEVSDADPVTGKKTWTYRLPAKHKVTSVHSLDPVILDVGNEEKKERAIVVLGPDGRQRTTVSGEGTFETECTNGLFRSVEVCETSVVDQNTLYMPTSPGVGKANEIVAFDLSTGKAKWRTPAGDGRTLTPVRAENGQLIAYRRATPDQGGEVVAFPAAGGNPTALLRSPSGTAAPVEAAFYKPKIDYVGGRLYLSTALLRAQGTDEKLLMVFGK; this is translated from the coding sequence ATGACCGAGCCGCCCCAGCCGCCGAACCAGCCGCCCGCGCCGTCCGGTTACAGCCACCTGCCCGGCCCGCCCCAGCCCGGCTACGGGACGCCCCCGCAGGGCGCCAACCCCTACGCCCAGCCGGCGGCGCCGCCGCTCGCGCAGCCCGGCTACGGCTACCCGCCGCCCGTCCCGCCCGCGCCCGGCGCCCCGCAAAGCCCGGGCCCCGGCGGCCCGCGCGGCCGCCGCACGGCCGTCATCGCCGCGGCCGCCGCGGCCGGCGTGCTCCTCGCCGGCGCCGGCGCGTACCTCGCGTTCGCCGGGGACGGCGGCGACGACCCCAAGCCCGCCGCGCAGAGCGCGCCCCCCGCCGCCCCGCAGCCGTCCGGCACCCCGGACAAGGGCGACGGCAGCGGCAACGGCTCCGGCGCGTCCGAGGACCTCAACGCCGGGCGCAAGCAGGGCGAGGACAAGGCCCTCTGGCTGAAGACCGTCAAGATCGACGGCCCCGGCGCGGGCGTCGACTCCGGCGGCCAGTGGGTCGTCGGCGACACCGTCGTCAAGAGCGTCTGGAAGGACCTCGTCGCCTACGGGGCTGCCGACGGCAAGGAGAAGTGGAAGCTCTCCTTCCCGACGCAGATCTGCTCCGTCACCCGCCAGACCACCGCCGACGCCAAGACCGTCGTCATGTACAAGGACGGCGAGTCCGAGAGCGCCGTCTGCAACCGGATGCGGCTCGTCGACCTCAAGACGGGCAAGGAGGGCTGGTCCAAGGAGGTGCCCAAGGAGGGCATCTTCGACATCATGACCAGCCCCACCCTCGGCATCGCCGGCGACACCGTCGCCGTCAGCCGCAGCGGCACCGCCAGCGCCTTCAGGATCAGCACCGGCGACAAGCTGTTCGGCAGCAACGGCGCCGAGGGCTGCAAGCCCGGCGCGTACGTCGCCCACCGCACCAAGATGATCGCCATCGCGACCTGCTACGACGACGACCTCACCACCGAGGTCTCCGACGCCGACCCGGTCACCGGCAAGAAGACCTGGACCTACCGGCTCCCCGCCAAGCACAAGGTGACCAGCGTCCACTCCCTCGACCCGGTCATCCTCGACGTCGGCAACGAGGAGAAGAAGGAGCGCGCCATCGTCGTCCTCGGACCCGACGGCAGGCAGCGCACCACCGTCAGCGGTGAGGGCACCTTCGAAACCGAGTGCACCAACGGCCTCTTCCGGTCCGTCGAGGTCTGCGAGACCTCCGTCGTCGACCAGAACACCCTCTACATGCCGACCTCCCCCGGAGTCGGCAAGGCCAACGAGATCGTCGCCTTCGACCTCTCCACCGGCAAGGCCAAGTGGCGCACCCCCGCCGGCGACGGCCGCACCCTGACCCCGGTCCGCGCCGAGAACGGCCAACTGATCGCCTACCGCCGCGCCACCCCCGACCAGGGCGGCGAGGTCGTCGCCTTCCCCGCCGCCGGCGGCAACCCCACCGCGCTGCTGCGCAGCCCGTCGGGCACCGCGGCACCCGTCGAGGCCGCCTTCTACAAGCCGAAGATCGACTACGTCGGCGGCCGCCTCTACCTCTCCACCGCGCTCCTGCGCGCCCAGGGCACGGACGAGAAGCTCCTGATGGTCTTCGGCAAGTGA
- a CDS encoding ABC-F family ATP-binding cassette domain-containing protein — MAVNLVNVEAVGKVYGTRALLDGVSLGVSEGDRIGVVGRNGDGKTTLIRILARLEEPDTGRVTQSGGLRMGVLTQHDSLDPAATIRHEIIGDMADHEWAGNAKVRDILTGLFGSLDLPGFTHGLDTVIGPLSGGERRRIALAKLLIDEQDLIVLDEPTNHLDVEGISWLAGHLRERRSALVCVTHDRWFLDQVCTRMWDVQRGSVFEYEGGYSDYVFARAERERIAATEEAKRQNLMRKELAWLRRGAPARTSKPRFRIEAANALIADVPPPRDTSELMRFANARLGRTVFDLEDVTVQAGPKTLLKHLTWHLGPGDRIGLVGVNGAGKTSLLRALAEAARTQGDVQPAAGTVTVGKTVRLAYLSQEVGELDPSLRVLEAVQRVRDRVDLGKGREMTAGQLCEQFGFTKEKQWTPVGDLSGGERRRLQILRLLMDEPNVLFLDEPTNDLDIETLTQLEDLLDGWPGSMIVISHDRFFIERTTDTVMALLGDGALRMLPRGVDEYLERRQRMVEAAVPAPAPAAPKSTSAGDARAAKKELQKIERQLNKMADRETNLHAKIAENATDFEQVAKLDAELRELISERDELEMRWLELAEEA, encoded by the coding sequence ATGGCCGTCAACTTGGTCAATGTCGAGGCAGTCGGCAAGGTGTACGGCACCCGTGCCCTGCTGGACGGCGTCTCCCTCGGCGTCTCCGAGGGGGACCGGATCGGCGTCGTGGGCCGCAACGGCGACGGCAAGACCACCCTCATCCGCATCCTGGCCCGCCTGGAGGAGCCCGACACCGGGCGCGTCACCCAGAGCGGCGGCCTGCGGATGGGCGTCCTCACCCAGCACGACTCCCTCGACCCGGCCGCGACGATCCGCCACGAGATCATCGGCGACATGGCCGACCACGAGTGGGCCGGCAACGCCAAGGTCCGCGACATCCTCACCGGCCTGTTCGGCAGCCTCGACCTGCCCGGCTTCACCCACGGCCTCGACACCGTCATCGGCCCGCTCTCCGGCGGCGAGCGCCGCCGCATCGCCCTCGCCAAGCTCCTCATCGACGAGCAGGACCTCATCGTCCTCGACGAGCCCACCAACCACCTCGACGTCGAGGGCATCTCCTGGCTCGCCGGCCACCTGCGCGAGCGCCGCTCCGCCCTGGTGTGCGTCACCCACGACCGCTGGTTCCTCGACCAGGTCTGCACCCGCATGTGGGACGTCCAGCGCGGCTCCGTCTTCGAGTACGAGGGCGGCTACAGCGACTACGTCTTCGCCCGCGCCGAGCGGGAGCGCATCGCCGCCACCGAGGAGGCCAAGCGGCAGAACCTGATGCGCAAGGAGCTGGCCTGGCTGCGCCGCGGCGCCCCCGCCCGCACCTCCAAGCCGCGCTTCCGCATCGAGGCCGCGAACGCCCTCATCGCGGACGTGCCGCCGCCGCGCGACACCTCCGAGCTGATGCGCTTCGCCAACGCCCGCCTCGGCAGGACCGTCTTCGACCTCGAGGACGTCACCGTCCAGGCCGGCCCCAAGACCCTGCTCAAGCACCTCACCTGGCACCTGGGCCCCGGCGACCGCATCGGCCTCGTCGGCGTCAACGGCGCCGGCAAGACCTCGCTGCTCCGCGCCCTGGCCGAGGCCGCCCGCACCCAGGGCGACGTCCAGCCCGCGGCCGGCACCGTCACCGTGGGCAAGACGGTCCGGCTGGCCTACCTGTCGCAGGAGGTCGGCGAGCTCGACCCGTCGCTGCGCGTCCTGGAGGCCGTCCAGCGCGTACGGGACCGCGTCGACCTCGGCAAGGGCCGGGAGATGACGGCCGGCCAGCTGTGCGAGCAGTTCGGCTTCACCAAGGAGAAGCAGTGGACGCCCGTCGGCGACCTCTCCGGCGGCGAGCGCCGCCGCCTGCAGATCCTGCGCCTGCTGATGGACGAGCCGAACGTCCTCTTCCTCGACGAGCCCACCAACGACCTGGACATCGAGACCCTGACCCAGCTGGAGGACCTCCTCGACGGCTGGCCCGGCTCGATGATCGTCATCTCCCACGACCGGTTCTTCATCGAGCGCACCACCGACACCGTGATGGCGCTGCTCGGCGACGGGGCGCTGCGCATGCTGCCGCGCGGCGTCGACGAGTACCTGGAGCGCCGGCAGCGGATGGTCGAGGCGGCCGTCCCGGCGCCCGCCCCGGCCGCCCCGAAGTCGACGTCCGCAGGCGACGCCAGGGCCGCGAAGAAGGAGCTGCAGAAGATCGAGCGGCAGCTCAACAAGATGGCCGACCGCGAGACGAACCTGCACGCGAAGATCGCCGAGAACGCCACCGACTTCGAGCAGGTGGCCAAGCTCGACGCGGAGCTGCGCGAACTGATCTCCGAGCGGGACGAGTTGGAGATGCGCTGGCTGGAGCTGGCCGAAGAGGCCTGA
- a CDS encoding 4-(cytidine 5'-diphospho)-2-C-methyl-D-erythritol kinase, with amino-acid sequence MSTAPAGGVTVRVPAKVNVQLAVGAARPDGFHDLANVFLAVSLYDEVTVTPADALTVTCSGPDSDQVPLDRTNLAARAAELLAARNGRPGGAAVHIHIAKNIPVAGGMAGGSADGAGALLACDRLWGLDTPVAELLGMCAELGSDVPFSLLGGAALGTGRGELLTPLDAGSFHWVFAVADGGLSTPAVFREFDRLAEGREIPEPQASPALLAALASGDPDALAGTLANDLQPAALSLRPQLARTLAAGTAAGALAGIVSGSGPTTAFLVRDDEAAAKVAAALEASGTCRTTRIATSPTAGATRI; translated from the coding sequence GTGAGCACCGCACCCGCCGGGGGCGTCACCGTACGCGTCCCCGCCAAGGTCAACGTGCAGCTCGCGGTCGGCGCCGCCCGGCCCGACGGCTTCCACGACCTGGCCAACGTCTTCCTCGCCGTCTCCCTGTACGACGAGGTCACCGTCACCCCCGCCGACGCCCTGACGGTGACCTGCTCCGGGCCCGACTCCGACCAGGTGCCCCTGGACCGGACGAACCTCGCCGCCCGCGCGGCCGAGCTGCTCGCGGCCCGCAACGGACGCCCCGGCGGGGCCGCCGTCCACATCCACATCGCGAAGAACATCCCCGTCGCCGGCGGCATGGCCGGCGGCAGCGCCGACGGCGCCGGCGCGCTGCTCGCCTGCGACCGGCTGTGGGGCCTCGACACGCCCGTCGCCGAGCTGCTCGGGATGTGCGCGGAGCTCGGCAGCGACGTCCCGTTCAGCCTGCTCGGCGGGGCCGCCCTCGGAACCGGGCGCGGCGAGCTGCTGACCCCCCTCGACGCCGGCTCCTTCCACTGGGTGTTCGCCGTCGCCGACGGCGGGCTGTCCACCCCGGCCGTCTTCCGCGAGTTCGACCGGCTCGCCGAGGGCCGCGAGATCCCCGAGCCGCAGGCCTCCCCGGCGCTGCTGGCCGCCCTCGCCTCCGGCGACCCCGACGCGCTGGCCGGCACCCTGGCCAACGACCTCCAGCCGGCCGCGCTGTCGCTGCGCCCGCAGCTGGCGCGGACCCTGGCCGCCGGAACCGCGGCCGGGGCGCTGGCCGGGATCGTCTCCGGCTCCGGCCCGACCACCGCGTTCCTCGTCCGCGACGACGAGGCCGCCGCGAAGGTCGCCGCCGCCCTGGAGGCGTCCGGTACCTGCCGCACGACGCGGATCGCCACCAGCCCGACCGCGGGGGCCACCCGCATCTGA